The Infirmifilum lucidum DNA segment CTCTTCTTCGAGGGGGTCAGGAAGGAGTACGTGCTCATACAGTCGTACCCCGAGGACGTGAGCGTCAAGGGATTTGACGAGATCTCAACTCTAGCCGGGATAACGCCGGCCGTGAACTATGGGCTATTTACAGACACCATCGAGATCAGAGCCCCCCTCCACGAGCTCGACTACAGGTACTTTCTCAACATGATGGACGTCACTGCGCGCGACATCTTCGTAAACCGGATCGTGAACAGGACTGGGCTGATTAAGGAGGAGTACATACCCCGTGAAGACGAGATCACGCCGGACATGGCGAGGCCGAGAGCCGAGGTACAGGTGAGCGAGACCTTCCAGGGGAGTAGCCTAGACGTCGAGCCCGACTACTCGAAGTGCGCAGTCATGTCCTCTGGGGGCAAGGAGAGCCTGCTGACGTACGGCCTGCTTCGCGAAGCCGGGTGCGAGGCATACCCGTACTTTGTAAACGAGTCAGGAAGGCACTGGTATACTGCCCTCACGGCTTACAGGGAGCTAGTGGCGAGAGACCCGAAAACCAGGAAGGTCTGGACGAACGTCGACAGGCTCTTCGCTTTCATTGAGAAGAACATGAGGATAGTAGTCCCATATTACTGGAGAAAGAACCGCGAAATATACCCCATCCGGCTCTTCTGGTACGCCCACTACATCTTCTCCGTCTTGCCGCTAGCCCTCAAGAACAGCGTCGGGAACATCACAATGGGCAACGAGTTCGACGACCCCTCGGGACTAACCTTCGAGTACAAGGGGATAAGACACTACTACGCAACCTACGACCAGTCTCTCGACTTCGACACCTACATGACAGGGTGGTTCCAGAGGCGTGGAGTAGGGGTAAAACAGTGGTCACCCCTCAGGCCTATTAGCCCCATAATAGTCCTCAGGATACTGTTCAACAGGTACCCAGACCTGGCAGTACTTCAGACAAGTTGCCACTCAACACACATCGAAAACGGCGCAGTGGTGCCGTGCGGGACGTGCTTCAAGTGCAACGGCGTCCTGCTAATGATGCTCGCAGAGGGCTTGGATCCGACGCTCATAAGGTATAAGAAAGAACACGTGGAAACTCTACCCGAGAGGATAGAGAAGGGCTTAGTAAGGCTCGAGGAGTCCCTCGTCAAACACTCTCTGTACCTTATAGCCCAGCGCGGGCTGTGGAAACTGCCACGGACAGAGCCTGTGTGGCACGTTGAGATGATACACTTCGACAACGTAAATGCGAGGTACGACTTCATACCCCACAGAGAGATTCGCTGGAGGGTTCTGGACATCTTCGAGAAATACACCCGTGGCTACGTGAAGCTCCTGGACTCAAAATGGGTGCCCATGGCCGAGGAGGAGGTCGAGCGGGCCAAGAACCTCTAGCCCACTCCTACTCTCCCTACTCAGCCCTCTAGAGGTTGACCCGGAAACCGGCGTCTTCCTTCGTCATTAGAACCCTCACGTTCTTTATGCCCAGCTTTGACATGCTCTCGACCCACTTATTTGAAAGCGCTACTGCCGCTACAGCTCCCACGAGGTGCGCTTTAGCCTGTTCTACAATAGAGGCCAGAGCGGAGAGAGACTGGAAGTCGTTCACGACGCTCTTTACGACAAGCACCTTGCTGTCCTTCTCGATGCTGTCCTTCGGCACGTGTAGGTATATGATCTCCCCCCTCTCCCCAGACGTGTAGGACGCTGTTAGGAGCTTCCCCCAGTTCCCGTATGCTCTCTCAGAGGCGACTGCGACATCCGCAAGGAGCCACTCCGCCACCACCACTGCCAGGCCGGCGTTGCGCTCGGGATACGTCAGCACTATGTCGACCTCGAGGCCCGAGTAAAACTTCCACACTACGTAGCCTATCAGGTTTAGTATCCGCGGGTTGAAAAGTATCCTCCACTCCTCTACGACTCTGTCCTCCTTTACGAGACTCTCCCTGAGCGCTCTCTCAACGAGCCTCTTCTCTCGTATAGCGTCCAGGATCTTCTTAGCAGTCTGTCTCTCCGGGAAATGGGAATAGCTTGTATACCTCCACAAGACCTGTGCCGGGACGCCTAGAAGCTCCTCAAGCTCCTTGAACGTGTAAACCTCTTTCAAGCCACTAAGCAACCTGGCAACTATATACGAGCTCTCCTCCCCCTCGCTCGACATTAGCAATTCCAGCATTAAGAAAGAGAATAACATATTTATGTCTAAAGTTTCTGCCGGCTCCCCTCTCCATCCTCTTCTTTAATCCCCTCCTCCTGTCCGCCCAGTATGCCTTCAAGCTCCTTTCGAGTCTCCTCCTGGAGCCGGTGGATCTCCTCAACCTTGCTCCGGACTTTTTCAAGCCAGTCACGGCTACACTCAATACCCTTGTGAACGAAGAACGCTATCCCCTCATTTCTACTCTTGAATATCCCGGCTTCGACCAGCAAGTCGATCACGCTCAAGTCGGCCTGAGGTAGCCTGACGGAGGAAATTATGGTAGAGGGGGCTCTGAGCCACGAACCAGATAGAGCCTCTCTTATAATGCGGTCAATTTCCCTCAGGGCCTCGTCGAGAACCCTGAAGTCCCCCTTGACTACCTTGACTCCACCGGGAACTTCTACTGCTACCACCGGGAACCTCCTGCGGCCCCTCCTACCCCTGAGACTATCCTTTATGGAGTCGATAACGTCGTCAAGCCTGTCCTCTAGCTCGTCAAACATCCCCTCATCCACTACGTCCTCGATGTAGTCCTTTAGGTCGGAGTACACGGGGCTCCCAGGGCTATAGCGCGATGCGGCGCGGAGCAGGAGCTCTCTGGCCTTAGTCTTTGCCGCAAATTTCAGATTCTTTAGTTCTGACTCGAGTTTTCTAGCCTCGACTAGAAGGGCTAGAAGGTCGGCCTCTGAAGCTGCGTTCCTGTAGCTCGCCTCTATCGAGGAGAGTTTTTCTCCAAGCTCTGCTAGCTTGGCTAGTGTCTCTTCTCTAATTTTCTTGGCTTCTTCAAGAATATGCTTTAAGTCCTCGCTTTCCATGTGTAACGTAACGTTACATAAATATATAAAGTTTTCCTGGTAGTGCTCTTGTATGAGAAAAGTTGAGAACATCTACCTCATTCTTCACCCCCGGCCAGCCTACGTCATAGGGAGTGGAGCTGTAGGCGAGAAAGTAAACTTCATGGCGGCGAGCTGGGTGTCGCCCATTGCCGAGGAGCCACCGCTCGTCGGCGTAGCGATTGATGTCACCAGCTACACTCACGAACTGCTAGAGAGCTACGGTGAATATACGGTGAATGTATTGCCGGTAGATAGAGTCGAGGACATTTATTTCTATGGTAGCAGGAGCGGTCGGGGCGTAGATAAGTCGCAGAGGCTGAGCTACAGAAGGGGCGTGAAGGTGAGGGCTCCCGTCCTAGAAGCCTCGATAGGCGTGCTAGAGTGCAGGGTTTTCGAGAAGGTCAGGGCAAAGGACGTTACGTTCTTTATCGGCGAAGTACTCCACGCGGAGGCCGACGAGAACTTGTTCGACGAGAAGAGAGGCTGGAACCTTAAGAAGGTGAACCTGCCTCTACACAACTGGGGGAGAGGCTTCTACGACGTCGGGAAGTTCTACCTCGTGGGCTCGAGTGATTAGAGGAGAGAAGTGATCTCTATTTCTATAACTGGGACGGATTTTTCCTCTGTTTCCTCTCCAACTTCCTCGCTGTATATCTTTATCTGCCCGTATGCTATCTTACCGCCCGTCATGCGCTTTACAGACTCTGTCACTTGGGCTGCCTTCGAGATGTTGTGCCCCCTGGCTTTAATGACGAGTTTTCTCGTACCTTTCTTCAAGAGCGTGAGGACTTCCAGGATATAAGTGCTTGCGGGCTTCTCCCCAACGTATATTACCT contains these protein-coding regions:
- a CDS encoding flavin reductase family protein gives rise to the protein MRKVENIYLILHPRPAYVIGSGAVGEKVNFMAASWVSPIAEEPPLVGVAIDVTSYTHELLESYGEYTVNVLPVDRVEDIYFYGSRSGRGVDKSQRLSYRRGVKVRAPVLEASIGVLECRVFEKVRAKDVTFFIGEVLHAEADENLFDEKRGWNLKKVNLPLHNWGRGFYDVGKFYLVGSSD
- a CDS encoding DNA-binding protein; translation: MSQQEVIYVGEKPASTYILEVLTLLKKGTRKLVIKARGHNISKAAQVTESVKRMTGGKIAYGQIKIYSEEVGEETEEKSVPVIEIEITSLL